A genomic segment from Cetobacterium sp. ZOR0034 encodes:
- a CDS encoding Mu transposase C-terminal domain-containing protein codes for MQTDEKNRKYKILEPFFKKEKKLRDIEKETQISYATLKRWVSQYKDSGEKGLTKKIRADKNTFKKVNEDVLVHLKALYKEYHSLPVTKLYEKAKNTLNSYNSMISYPTFFRIINNLDENIKQNSIKSVKKDQVYEYAIIQKAVPIPFFNNKNKIFYLTIFYNKENYKMINFLFEEKKRDLKNLFNFIRESIIIEGAYPKNISLDFKIDGVSKSLLRSVFFETKINIIQEEADENMLGFVRYIDTDILKEFNREKLITLDKISSFIKKYLFIEINENKKLLPEDINKLLYFLNKYKRKIYNNGVRVKNNLYNSPTLKEYEGSIVDVFYNEFLKESVDIYQKDKFIDSAKLIKEY; via the coding sequence ATGCAAACGGATGAAAAAAATAGAAAATATAAGATACTTGAACCCTTTTTTAAGAAGGAGAAAAAGCTTAGAGATATAGAGAAAGAAACTCAAATATCTTATGCAACACTTAAAAGATGGGTAAGTCAGTACAAGGATTCTGGAGAAAAAGGATTGACCAAAAAAATAAGAGCTGATAAGAACACATTTAAGAAGGTTAACGAAGACGTTTTAGTTCATTTGAAGGCTCTATATAAGGAGTATCACTCTTTACCAGTTACAAAGTTATATGAAAAAGCTAAAAATACTCTTAATTCATATAATAGTATGATAAGTTACCCAACCTTTTTTAGAATAATAAATAACTTAGATGAGAATATAAAACAAAACTCTATAAAATCTGTAAAAAAAGATCAAGTATATGAATATGCTATTATACAAAAAGCAGTACCTATTCCTTTTTTTAATAATAAAAATAAGATTTTTTACCTAACAATATTTTACAATAAAGAAAACTATAAGATGATTAATTTTCTTTTTGAAGAAAAAAAAAGAGATTTAAAAAATCTATTTAATTTTATAAGAGAAAGTATTATAATTGAAGGAGCCTATCCTAAAAATATATCTTTAGATTTTAAGATAGATGGTGTATCGAAGAGTTTATTAAGAAGTGTATTTTTTGAAACAAAAATAAATATTATTCAAGAGGAAGCAGATGAAAATATGCTTGGTTTTGTAAGGTATATAGATACAGATATTTTAAAAGAGTTCAATAGAGAAAAATTAATAACTTTAGACAAAATAAGTAGCTTTATAAAAAAGTATCTTTTTATAGAGATAAATGAAAATAAAAAACTTTTACCAGAAGATATAAATAAACTTTTATATTTTTTAAATAAGTATAAAAGAAAAATATATAATAATGGAGTAAGAGTGAAAAATAACTTATATAATAGCCCAACTTTAAAAGAGTACGAAGGAAGTATAGTAGATGTTTTTTATAATGAATTTTTAAAGGAAAGTGTAGATATATATCAAAAGGATAAGTTTATAGATAGTGCTAAATTAATAAAAGAATACTAG
- a CDS encoding DUF368 domain-containing protein — protein sequence MVKNFLKGIVIGIANVLPGVSGGTLAVVLGIYDKLTEAVGNFLTASMEKKIEYAKFLAQIGAGAVLGIVAFAGIISKMYELYPKGTTVAFLFLILPSIPVILKGEKFFKKENLIAFFSGVAFTGIFMFLTKTLAGEEVVRTAQTAFTAGYGVKLFFCGIVAAGAMVIPGISGSLLLILLGEYYNVLGYIKSFAILPLIFFAAGTGIGLVLVAKGINILLNKYRSYTLNFIVGIIVVSLIEIIQTLFI from the coding sequence ATGGTAAAGAATTTTTTAAAAGGAATTGTAATAGGAATAGCTAATGTGTTACCGGGAGTTTCAGGAGGTACATTAGCAGTAGTGTTAGGAATTTATGATAAATTGACAGAAGCGGTGGGAAACTTTTTAACAGCTTCAATGGAGAAAAAGATAGAATATGCCAAATTTTTAGCTCAAATAGGAGCAGGAGCGGTTTTAGGAATAGTTGCTTTTGCAGGAATTATTTCTAAGATGTATGAGTTATATCCTAAAGGAACAACAGTAGCGTTTTTATTTTTAATTCTACCATCAATTCCAGTTATTTTAAAAGGAGAGAAATTTTTTAAAAAAGAAAATTTAATAGCCTTCTTTAGTGGAGTTGCTTTTACAGGAATTTTTATGTTTTTAACAAAAACATTAGCAGGAGAGGAAGTTGTTAGAACAGCTCAGACAGCTTTTACAGCAGGGTATGGAGTGAAACTATTTTTCTGTGGTATAGTAGCTGCTGGAGCAATGGTAATTCCAGGAATTTCAGGTTCACTACTATTAATATTGTTAGGAGAGTATTATAATGTCTTGGGATATATAAAAAGTTTTGCAATATTACCACTGATATTTTTTGCTGCTGGAACAGGAATTGGATTAGTTTTAGTTGCGAAAGGAATAAATATTCTTTTAAATAAATATAGAAGTTATACATTAAATTTCATTGTT